The Cellulomonas oligotrophica sequence CCGCGGGGACCTCGGTCGTGGTCGCGCGCCGCATCGCGTGGATGCCGGTCAGGCGCTGCCGGGTGCTGGTCGGGGCGTCGTCCTGGCCCGGCCGGGACGTGCGCCGGTGCGCCGTGGCGGCCACGACCTGGTCGGCGCCGACGGCCAGACCGCAGGCGAGGCCGACGACGAGCAGCACGAAGACCGCGACCTGCCGGTAGTGCTCGCCCCCGTACGACGGCTCGGTCAGCCAGCGCCCGACGTCGGGCAGCCACGGGACGACCTCCGCCAGGGCGCCGACGACGACGAGCGAGGCGCCGGTGAGCACGAGGCTGGCCAGCGCGATCCCCGCGGTCTCCCGGAAGGCGGTCTCGCGCCGGGCGGGGTGCCGCCGCTCGCGGCGTGCCCGGTAGACCAGCCCGGGGGTGACCAGGCCGAGCAGCGC is a genomic window containing:
- a CDS encoding DUF6338 family protein — its product is MPESWGGLVALLGLVTPGLVYRARRERRHPARRETAFRETAGIALASLVLTGASLVVVGALAEVVPWLPDVGRWLTEPSYGGEHYRQVAVFVLLVVGLACGLAVGADQVVAATAHRRTSRPGQDDAPTSTRQRLTGIHAMRRATTTEVPAGARTWLWVALDDGTHLKGLHRGSDAGETDGAPEILLGHPLRWAAPAAAGTPLVWTELPGVWDSVVVPRGRAQFVVVEYLDADDDAVHPTGPEGTPRG